The proteins below come from a single Kitasatospora sp. NBC_00315 genomic window:
- a CDS encoding DEAD/DEAH box helicase, with protein MYALHALWRADGRLALWAEDARAHPPEQRSVPDTAVGPRAVRAHPFACPAAAVAGLLTGIGPGLGWLADQAPERWATLRLPTLGGAPTPSPELAVPSTGSGASLTPWRVPALLFDAAAAAQLLGELFDPRWAVSTADLPADGRVEVDHGASLRWLTGVHDLAWRLVRQGRTLPAPTREGASVHARWRPAPDAAARREAAALAAGCPPVCRGEWPSGPAGRSGTELVADLLDALVDAEARSALADGPPLLRTVAGRPAPTTFAERWLLALGTADGALPEMPETPDLPETPETTEATETPRQSGEHGEHGRSGSSGPPGPPERDGQDDRAALAELEHRLAAWYAPPAPAEAPLRLCFRLAEPSGPDPADPEGMPSDDHWQVEFLLQAADEPSLLVPAAEFRLGGGALAALGQKADDPLEVYAAEFDRAIPHWPALRQALRTRHPAALRLDRDGALDFLRTAAPELTAAGFGVLLPTWWRRRPVLGLTLNVRTPALAPVETPGQVDRDAIVDFRWQAALGGRTLSRQELLDLAAAKQGLVRIRGQWIEVDADQIAAALAFLTGRGGSGTMTTTQVLRTAFDPGASVAALPVVAVHADGALGDLLAGRVPAAPVTALPADFHATLRPYQERGLAWLRSLASLGLGAVLADDMGLGKTVQTLALLAVERAEGNTAPTLLVCPMSLVGNWQREAARFAPALRLHVHHGPDRPTGEELRRAVRRADLVITTYGLAQRDADELGAIRWRRVVADEAQSIKNSATAQARAVRSLPVTVHRIALTGTPVENRLAELHAVLDFANPGLFGSASRFKERYAIPVEQHGNAAVAAELQRRTAPFVLRRVKTDPAIAAELPAKQEMTVWCNLTTEQAGLYQAVVAELLHRVHGIRGVERRGTVLAAIGRLKQVCNHPAQLLHDGSELADRSGKVARLTEILTEAVAEGDRTLVFTQYAEFGTLLQPYLAARLGREVLFLHGALPKRRREELVARFQSPDGPPVFLLSLKAGGTGLNLTAANQVVHLDRWWNPAVEEQATDRAFRIGQRRDVQVRRFVCVGTVEERIAEMIESKRALADAVVGEGEHWLTELSADALRELVALSADAVGE; from the coding sequence CCGCGCGCCGTCAGGGCCCACCCTTTTGCCTGCCCGGCCGCCGCCGTCGCCGGGTTGCTCACCGGCATCGGCCCGGGGCTCGGCTGGCTCGCCGACCAGGCCCCCGAACGCTGGGCCACGCTGCGACTGCCCACCCTCGGCGGTGCGCCCACGCCGTCCCCCGAGCTGGCCGTGCCGTCCACCGGGAGCGGGGCGTCGCTGACCCCGTGGCGGGTGCCCGCGCTGCTCTTCGACGCCGCCGCGGCCGCCCAACTGCTCGGGGAGCTCTTCGACCCGCGCTGGGCGGTGAGCACCGCCGACCTCCCGGCGGACGGGCGGGTCGAGGTCGACCACGGTGCCTCACTGCGCTGGCTGACCGGCGTGCACGACCTCGCCTGGCGGCTCGTCCGGCAGGGACGCACCCTGCCGGCGCCCACCCGGGAAGGCGCGTCGGTCCACGCGCGCTGGCGCCCGGCGCCGGACGCGGCCGCCCGCCGGGAGGCCGCCGCGCTGGCCGCCGGCTGCCCGCCGGTCTGCCGCGGCGAGTGGCCGAGCGGTCCCGCCGGGCGCAGCGGCACCGAACTGGTCGCCGACCTGCTGGACGCGCTGGTCGACGCCGAGGCCCGGTCCGCCCTCGCGGACGGCCCCCCGCTGCTGCGCACGGTGGCCGGCCGGCCGGCTCCCACCACCTTCGCCGAACGCTGGCTCCTCGCCCTCGGCACGGCCGACGGTGCGCTCCCGGAGATGCCGGAGACGCCGGATCTGCCGGAGACGCCGGAGACGACCGAGGCGACCGAGACGCCCCGGCAGTCCGGCGAGCACGGCGAGCACGGCCGTTCCGGATCGTCCGGACCGCCCGGTCCCCCGGAGCGGGACGGGCAGGACGACCGCGCCGCTCTCGCCGAGCTGGAGCACCGCCTCGCCGCCTGGTATGCCCCGCCGGCCCCGGCCGAGGCCCCGCTGCGCCTCTGCTTCCGGCTGGCCGAACCCAGCGGCCCCGACCCGGCGGATCCCGAGGGCATGCCGTCGGACGACCACTGGCAGGTCGAGTTCCTGCTCCAGGCCGCCGACGAGCCCTCGCTGCTCGTCCCCGCCGCCGAGTTCCGGCTCGGTGGCGGGGCGCTCGCGGCGCTGGGCCAGAAGGCCGACGACCCGCTGGAGGTCTACGCCGCCGAGTTCGACCGGGCGATCCCGCACTGGCCCGCCCTGCGCCAGGCCCTGCGGACCCGCCACCCGGCCGCGCTGCGCCTCGACCGGGACGGCGCGCTGGACTTCCTGCGCACCGCCGCTCCCGAGCTGACCGCCGCCGGTTTCGGCGTCCTGCTGCCGACCTGGTGGCGCCGCCGGCCGGTGCTCGGGCTCACCCTGAACGTCCGCACCCCCGCCCTCGCGCCGGTCGAGACGCCCGGCCAGGTCGACCGGGACGCCATCGTCGACTTCCGCTGGCAGGCCGCCCTCGGCGGCCGCACCCTCAGCCGGCAGGAGCTCCTCGACCTCGCCGCCGCCAAACAGGGCCTGGTCCGGATCCGTGGTCAGTGGATCGAGGTCGACGCCGACCAGATCGCCGCCGCGCTGGCCTTCCTCACCGGCCGGGGTGGCAGCGGCACGATGACGACGACCCAGGTGCTGCGGACGGCGTTCGACCCCGGGGCGAGCGTGGCCGCACTGCCCGTCGTCGCGGTCCACGCGGACGGGGCACTGGGCGACCTGCTGGCCGGCCGGGTGCCCGCCGCCCCGGTCACCGCGCTGCCCGCCGACTTCCACGCCACCCTGCGCCCCTACCAGGAGCGCGGCCTCGCCTGGCTGCGCTCGCTGGCCTCGCTCGGCCTCGGCGCCGTGCTCGCCGACGACATGGGGCTGGGCAAGACCGTCCAGACACTGGCGCTGCTCGCGGTCGAGCGGGCGGAGGGGAACACCGCGCCGACGCTGCTGGTCTGCCCGATGTCCCTGGTCGGCAACTGGCAGCGGGAGGCCGCGCGGTTCGCCCCCGCGCTGCGTCTGCACGTCCACCACGGCCCCGACCGGCCCACCGGGGAGGAGCTGCGCCGGGCCGTCCGGCGGGCCGACCTGGTCATCACGACGTACGGGCTGGCGCAGCGCGACGCCGACGAGCTGGGTGCGATCCGCTGGCGGCGGGTGGTGGCGGACGAGGCGCAGTCCATCAAGAACTCCGCGACCGCACAGGCCAGGGCGGTCCGCTCGCTACCGGTGACCGTGCACCGGATCGCCCTGACCGGTACCCCGGTCGAGAATCGCCTGGCCGAGCTGCACGCCGTGCTGGACTTCGCCAATCCGGGCCTGTTCGGCTCGGCCTCCCGTTTCAAGGAGCGCTACGCGATCCCGGTCGAGCAGCACGGCAACGCCGCGGTCGCGGCCGAACTCCAGCGCCGGACGGCGCCGTTCGTCCTGCGCCGGGTCAAGACCGACCCGGCGATCGCGGCCGAGCTCCCCGCGAAGCAGGAGATGACCGTGTGGTGCAACCTCACGACCGAGCAGGCCGGGCTCTACCAGGCGGTCGTCGCCGAGCTGCTGCACCGCGTGCACGGGATCCGCGGGGTGGAGCGGCGCGGAACCGTTCTGGCCGCCATCGGCCGGCTCAAGCAGGTCTGCAATCACCCGGCCCAACTCCTGCACGACGGGTCGGAGTTGGCTGACCGATCGGGCAAGGTGGCCAGGCTGACGGAGATCCTGACGGAGGCGGTGGCCGAGGGCGACCGGACTCTGGTCTTCACCCAGTACGCCGAGTTCGGCACTCTGCTGCAGCCCTACCTGGCCGCGCGGCTCGGCCGGGAGGTGCTGTTCCTGCACGGGGCCCTCCCCAAGCGCCGCCGGGAGGAGCTGGTCGCCCGCTTCCAGAGCCCGGACGGGCCGCCGGTCTTCCTGCTCTCGCTGAAGGCCGGCGGGACCGGCCTCAATCTCACCGCCGCCAATCAGGTGGTCCACCTGGACCGTTGGTGGAATCCGGCGGTGGAGGAGCAGGCCACCGACCGGGCCTTCCGGATCGGCCAGCGCCGGGATGTCCAGGTGCGGCGGTTCGTCTGCGTCGGCACGGTCGAGGAACGGATCGCCGAGATGATCGAGTCCAAGCGGGCCCTCGCCGACGCGGTGGTCGGGGAGGGCGAGCACTGGCTGACCGAGCTGTCCGCCGACGCGTTGCGCGAGCTGGTGGCGTTGTCCGCCGACGCGGTGGGGGAGTGA
- a CDS encoding RNA polymerase sigma-70 factor encodes MAFEEHRRMLFGIAYRMLGSVADAEDMVQDTWLRWSEVTVPVTNPAGYLARTVTNLALNRLGSAAVRREAYVGPWLPEPLVTVPDSTREAETAESVSLAVLVVLESLSPLERAVFVLKEVFAFSYREIAEVLERSEASVRQVGHRARSHVRSGQPRYDAPAELRRRVTDEFLAACVGGDLNRMLELLAPSVTVWSDGGGRVKAALRPIEGADKVARFLLAILASLPSAELEILPVDVNGQPGLLVNTAGRTDSVTVFEFEDGRVSELRIVRNPEKLRHLGAGGPGQL; translated from the coding sequence GTGGCGTTCGAGGAGCACCGCCGGATGCTGTTCGGCATCGCCTACCGGATGCTCGGCAGTGTCGCGGACGCCGAGGACATGGTCCAGGACACCTGGCTGCGCTGGAGCGAGGTCACCGTCCCGGTTACCAACCCGGCCGGCTACCTGGCCCGCACGGTCACCAACCTCGCGCTGAACCGGCTGGGTTCGGCGGCCGTCCGGCGGGAGGCGTACGTCGGGCCCTGGCTGCCCGAGCCGCTGGTGACCGTGCCGGACTCGACCCGGGAGGCCGAGACCGCCGAGTCGGTCTCGCTCGCCGTGCTCGTCGTGCTGGAGAGCCTCTCGCCGCTGGAACGCGCGGTGTTCGTGCTCAAGGAGGTCTTCGCCTTCTCGTACCGGGAGATCGCCGAGGTACTGGAGCGCAGCGAGGCGTCCGTGCGGCAGGTCGGCCACCGCGCGCGGTCGCACGTCCGCTCCGGGCAGCCGCGCTACGACGCGCCGGCCGAGCTCCGCCGACGGGTGACCGACGAGTTCCTGGCCGCCTGCGTCGGCGGGGACCTCAACCGGATGCTGGAGCTGCTCGCGCCCTCGGTCACCGTCTGGAGCGACGGCGGCGGCCGGGTCAAGGCGGCCCTGCGGCCGATCGAGGGCGCCGACAAGGTGGCCCGCTTCCTGCTGGCGATCCTCGCCTCCCTGCCGTCGGCCGAGCTGGAGATCCTGCCCGTCGACGTCAACGGACAACCGGGCCTGCTGGTCAACACGGCCGGCCGCACCGACTCGGTGACGGTCTTCGAGTTCGAGGACGGCCGGGTCAGCGAGCTGCGGATCGTGCGCAATCCCGAGAAGCTGCGACACCTGGGTGCCGGCGGCCCCGGGCAGCTCTGA
- a CDS encoding MerR family transcriptional regulator, with protein sequence MESDMRSIGETARDSGLTVSALRFYDGADVLGPAWVDPQTGYRWYDERQLADARLLARLRRVGLPLAEIRIVLGARPGAAGEAHRVLDAHLCRLQDGLADARRELSAVRSLLDQREHPMGLTRTATRITVDAAELAAALDAVRFAVGSDPELPVLAGVLFDIDGQVLRLVATDRYRMALSETPVTRLEGEPAGALVPTALADGIRALLAGAERAELVLEDGRIVLTADAHRIEGAALDHDYPDYRRLVRLEPARRVEIAAATLREAVAGAATRRLRRETDGVDCEILVLTVGPDGALSTSDGAPSTSDGAPSASDSASSVSDGLGAEAVRSEGAGGTGRAVAEAVAEAAAFRIAVNREFLLDAVRAGGPDQLVLELGGPIAPLAIRTPGREGTFSMLMPFRLS encoded by the coding sequence ATGGAGAGCGACATGCGCAGCATCGGCGAGACGGCCCGTGACAGCGGCCTGACCGTGAGCGCACTGCGCTTCTACGACGGCGCCGACGTGCTCGGCCCGGCCTGGGTGGACCCGCAGACCGGCTACCGCTGGTACGACGAACGCCAGCTGGCAGACGCCCGACTGCTCGCCCGGTTGCGGCGAGTGGGCCTGCCGCTGGCGGAGATCCGCATCGTCCTCGGCGCCCGACCGGGGGCCGCCGGCGAAGCGCACCGGGTTCTCGATGCGCACCTGTGCCGGCTCCAGGACGGTCTGGCCGATGCCCGGCGTGAGCTCTCCGCCGTTCGATCACTTCTCGACCAGAGGGAGCACCCCATGGGCCTGACCCGTACCGCCACCCGGATCACCGTCGACGCAGCCGAGCTGGCGGCCGCACTGGACGCCGTCCGCTTCGCCGTCGGCTCGGATCCCGAACTGCCCGTGCTGGCCGGAGTGCTGTTCGACATCGACGGGCAGGTGCTGCGTCTGGTCGCCACCGACCGCTACCGGATGGCCCTCTCCGAGACCCCGGTCACCCGGCTGGAGGGCGAGCCGGCCGGGGCACTCGTGCCGACCGCCCTGGCCGACGGCATCCGCGCGCTGCTCGCGGGCGCCGAGCGGGCCGAACTGGTCCTGGAGGACGGTCGGATCGTGCTGACGGCCGACGCTCACCGGATCGAGGGCGCCGCCCTGGACCACGACTACCCCGACTACCGCCGGCTGGTTCGGCTGGAGCCCGCCCGCCGGGTCGAGATCGCGGCGGCCACCCTGCGCGAGGCGGTGGCCGGGGCCGCCACCCGGCGACTGCGGCGCGAGACGGACGGGGTGGACTGCGAGATCCTGGTACTCACCGTCGGCCCGGACGGCGCACTGAGCACTTCGGACGGCGCACCGAGCACTTCGGACGGCGCACCGAGCGCCTCGGACAGCGCATCGAGCGTCTCGGACGGCCTTGGCGCTGAGGCCGTTCGGTCGGAGGGCGCGGGCGGCACCGGGCGCGCGGTGGCCGAGGCGGTGGCCGAGGCGGCGGCCTTCCGGATCGCGGTCAACCGGGAGTTCCTCCTCGACGCGGTCCGGGCCGGCGGTCCGGACCAGCTGGTGCTCGAACTCGGCGGTCCGATCGCACCGCTGGCGATCCGCACGCCGGGGCGCGAGGGCACCTTCTCGATGCTGATGCCGTTCCGGCTCTCCTAG